In a genomic window of Suricata suricatta isolate VVHF042 chromosome 12, meerkat_22Aug2017_6uvM2_HiC, whole genome shotgun sequence:
- the SRMS gene encoding tyrosine-protein kinase Srms yields the protein MEPFLRKRLTFLSFFWDKIWPVGAPDDGIPGLPDPEASAEPEPPAAEPRSSPEPAQLFRALYDFTARCAEELSVSRGDRLYGLKEEGDYIFARRLSDPPSAGLVPITHLAKATPETLSDQPWFFSGIGRARAQQMLLSPANAPGAFLVRPSESSRGDYSLSVRAQAGVRHYRISTEADGLYLQKGRLFPSLEDLLTYYKANWKLIHSPLLQPCVPQQPPPQDEWERPRSEFALQRKLGEGYFGEVWEGLWLGSTPVAVKVIKSAYMQLADLAKEIQTLKSLRHERLIRLHAVCSAGKPVYIVTELMRKGNLQAFLGSPEGQALGPPLLLSFACQVAEGMSYLEERRIVHRDLAARNVLVGDDLACKVADFGLARLLKEDVYSPSSGSKIPVKWTAPEAANYRVYSQKSDVWSFGVLLYEVFTYGQCPYEGLSNHETLQQVTRGYRLPRPASCPAEVYGLMLECWRSGPEERPAFAALREELSAARRRLHPALT from the exons ATGGAGCCCTTCCTCAGAAAGCGGCTGACCTTCCTGTCCTTCTTCTGGGACAAGATCTGGCCGGTGGGCGCGCCGGACGACGGCATCCCGGGGCTCCCCGACCCTGAGGCCAGCGCGGAGCCGGAGCCCCCCGCCGCCGAGCCCCGTAGCTCCCCGGAGCCCGCGCAGCTCTTCAGGGCGCTCTACGACTTCACCGCGCGGTGCGCGGAGGAGCTGAGTGTCAGCCGTGGGGACAGGCTCTACGGTCTCAAGGAGGAGGGCGACTACATCTTTGCCCGTAGGCTATCTGATCCACCCAGTGCTGGGCtggtgcccatcacccacctggCCAAGGCCACCCCAGAGACGCTCTCCGACCAGCC CTGGTTTTTCAGCGGCATCGGCCGCGCCCGGGCCCAGCAGATGCTCCTGTCTCCAGCCAACGCACCGGGGGCCTTCCTCGTCCGGCCCAGCGAGAGCAGCCGCGGCGACTACTCGCTCTCAG TCCGGGCCCAGGCTGGCGTTCGTCACTACCGCATCTCCACGGAGGCCGACGGTCTCTACCTGCAGAAGGGCCGGCTCTTCCCCAGCCTGGAGGACCTGCTCACCTACTACAAGGCCAACTGGAAGTTGATCCACAGCCCGCTGCTGCAGCCCTGCGTGCCCCAG cagCCCCCCCCGCAGGACGAGTGGGAGCGGCCGCGCTCCGAGTTTGCCCTGCAGAGGAAGCTGGGAGAAGGCTACTTCGGGGAGGTGTGGGAAGGCCTGTGGCTCGGCTCCACGCCCGTGGCGGTCAAGGTCATCAAGTCAG CCTACATGCAGCTCGCAGACCTCGCCAAGGAGATCCAGACCCTCAAGAGCCTGAGGCACGAGCGCCTCATCCGGCTGCACGCCGTGTGCTCGGCCGGCAAGCCCGTGTACATCGTCACCGAGCTCATGCGCAAGGGCAACCTGCAGGCCTTCCTGGGCA GCCCCGAGGGACAGGCCCTGGGCCCGCCTCTCCTCCTGAGCTTTGCCTGCCAGGTGGCCGAGGGCATGAGCTACCTGGAGGAGAGGCGCATTGTGCACCGCGACCTGGCCGCCAGGAACGTACTTGTGGGTGATGACCTGGCGTGCAAGGTGGCTGACTTCGGCCTGGCCCGGCTGCTCAAG GAGGATGTCTACTCACCAAGCAGCGGCTCCAAGATCCCTGTCAAGTGGACGGCACCTGAGGCAGCCAACTACCGTGTCTACTCCCAGAAGTCGGACGTCTGGTCCTTCGGAGTCCTGCTCTATGAGGTCTTCACCTACGGCCAGTGTCCCTATGAAG GACTGAGCAACCACGAGACCCTGCAGCAGGTCACTCGGGGCTACCGGCTGCCACGCCCGGCGTCCTGCCCGGCCGAGGTCTACGGCCTCATGCTGGAGTGCTGGAGGAGCGGCCCGGAGGAGCGGCCCGCCTTTGCCGCGCTGCGGGAGGAGCTGAGCGCAGCCCGCCGGCGCCTCCACCCCGCCCTCACGTGA
- the FNDC11 gene encoding fibronectin type III domain-containing protein 11 — MSFQVTGLGLDKMKLDSPQSFLDQEEVEEADEQQLLELEAWRTYMERRTVLREFLTADLSPHLLKRHHARLELLKKCSYYIEILPKHLALGDQNPLMLPTTMFQFIDPWKFQRMKKVGMAQTKIQLLLLGDLLEQLDRGRAELDALLESPDPQPFLVGWGGVERRLADLSAVMDNFLTMMVPGRLHMKHRLVSDISATKIPHIRLMLSTKMPVMFDRKESVAHEDWVSLRWLVTIQPGAPEQFELCFMLLDPRTQQECTQCGIIPVAACTFDIHNLLPNRSYKFTVKRVESYTLVYEPWRDSLTLQTGPAPPEGPTPVGQASQACP; from the coding sequence ATGAGCTTCCAGGTGACAGGCCTGGGCCTGGACAAGATGAAGCTGGACAGTCCCCAGTCCTTCTTGGaccaggaggaggtggaggaggcagaTGAGCAGCAGCTGCTGGAGCTGGAGGCCTGGAGGACCTACATGGAGCGCCGCACGGTCCTGCGCGAGTTCCTAACCGCGGACCTGAGCCCCCACCTGCTCAAGCGCCACCATGCCCGCCTGGAGCTGCTCAAGAAGTGCTCCTACTACATCGAGATCCTCCCCAAGCACCTGGCCCTGGGTGATCAGAACCCACTGATGCTGCCCACCACCATGTTCCAGTTCATCGACCCCTGGAAGTTCCAGCGCATGAAGAAGGTGGGCATGGCCCAGACCAAGATCCAGCTGCTTCTGCTCGGGGACCTGCTGGAGCAGCTGGACCGCGGCCGCGCCGAGCTGGACGCTCTGCTGGAGTCACCCGACCCGCAGCCCTTCCTGGTGGGCTGGGGCGGGGTGGAGCGGAGGCTGGCGGACCTCTCGGCTGTCATGGACAACTTCCTGACCATGATGGTGCCTGGGCGTCTGCACATGAAGCACCGCCTGGTGTCCGACATCAGTGCCACCAAGATCCCGCACATCCGGCTCATGCTCAGCACCAAGATGCCCGTCATGTTCGACAGAAAGGAGTCGGTGGCCCACGAGGACTGGGTCAGCCTGCGCTGGCTTGTCACCATCCAGCCAGGGGCGCCCGAGCAGTTCGAACTCTGCTTCATGCTCCTGGACCCGCGGACACAGCAGGAGTGCACGCAGTGCGGCATCATCCCTGTGGCCGCCTGCACCTTCGACATCCACAACCTGCTGCCCAACCGCTCCTACAAGTTCACTGTCAAGAGAGTGGAGAGCTACACGCTGGTGTATGAGCCCTGGCGGGACAGCCTCACGCTGCAGACCGGGCCGGCGCCCCCCGAAGGGCCCACCCCTGTTGGCCAGGCAAGCCAGGCCTGCCCCTGA